One segment of Cydia splendana chromosome 22, ilCydSple1.2, whole genome shotgun sequence DNA contains the following:
- the LOC134801422 gene encoding hexokinase-1-like isoform X2, whose amino-acid sequence MMECQVLRCYDTKDSFVSCDVSKVEACLAELNLCGATLRRVANVFERELTRGLRQQPSSLQMENTYVPELPDGTEEGVFLALDLGGTNFRVLLVELRGGQMLREDVKQYHISDELRLGPGEDLFNFLADCVQDFVRSEGMEDQEMSLGFTFSFPMKQHSISSGELITWTKSFKCGGMGGVDVAALLQRCLHDRRLKVTVRVLLNDTTGTLVAGAHQDRRVGIGVILGTGSNGCYMESASAVTHWEAARRGRGSAVCVDIEWGAFGDNGCLDFMRTDLDREVDARSLLVGSFTFEKYIGGKYLGDLVRAALARLAGAGLLPAAPPPGTISSEHVSFFEEDNENGSTTRTLAALRSACPETAAAWSDADALVAQHAARMCSNRAAQLVSVCVAVLVQRMARPHVVVAVDGSVFKRHPRIRGLMEKYIALLQPYEFSLMGAEDGSGKGSALTAAIAARIAAQDN is encoded by the exons ATGATGGAGTGCCAAGTTCTGAGATGTTATGATACTAAAGATTCGTTTGTTTCGTGTGATGTGAGTAAG GTGGAGGCATGCCTGGCAGAGCTAAACCTGTGCGGCGCCACCCTGCGTCGCGTGGCCAACGTGTTCGAACGTGAGCTCACGAGGGGACTGAGGCAGCAGCCATCGTCGTTGCAGATGGAGAACACATATGTTCCTGAGCTGCCGGATGGCACAG AGGAAGGCGTGTTCCTCGCTCTGGACCTGGGCGGCACCAACTTCAGGGTGCTGCTGGTGGAGCTGCGAGGCGGCCAGATGCTGCGCGAGGACGTCAAGCAGTACCACATCAG CGACGAGCTGCGACTGGGGCCTGGTGAAGACCTCTTCAACTTCCTCGCTGACTGCGTTCAGGACTTTGTGCGCTCCGAGGGTATGGAAGACCAGGAGATGTCACTAG GTTTCACATTCTCATTCCCAATGAAACAACACTCCATTTCCTCCGGCGAGCTGATCACGTGGACCAAGAGCTTCAAGTGCGGCGGCATGGGCGGCGTGGACGTGGCCGCGCTGCTGCAGCGCTGCCTCCACGACCGGAGACTCAAGGTCACCGTGCGGGTGCTGCTCAACGACACCACCGGCACGCTGGTGGCTGGCGCGCATCAGGATCGGCGAGTGGGG ATCGGCGTGATATTGGGCACGGGCTCCAACGGCTGCTACATGGAGTCGGCGTCGGCGGTGACGCACTGggaggcggcgcggcgcgggcgcggctcCGCCGTCTGCGTCGACATCGAGTGGGGCGCGTTTGGGGACAACGGCTGTCTGGACTTCATGAGAACGGACTTGGATAGAGAAGTGGACGCGCGCTCGCTGCTTGTAGGCTCTTTCAC ATTCGAGAAGTACATTGGTGGCAAATACCTCGGAGACTTGGTGCGGGCGGCGCTCGCTCGCCTGGCCGGCGCGGGCCTGctgcccgccgcgccgccgccgggcaCTATCTCCTCGGAACACGTCAGCTTCTTTGAAGA GGACAACGAGAACGGCTCAACAACGCGAACGCTGGCGGCGTTGCGCTCGGCGTGCCCCGAgacggcggcggcgtggtcgGACGCCGACGCGCTCGTCGCACAACACGCCGCTAGGATGTGCTCTAATCGCGCCGCGCAGCTCGTCTCAGTCT GCGTCGCCGTGTTGGTGCAGCGCATGGCGCGGCCGCACGTCGTGGTGGCCGTGGACGGCTCCGTGTTCAAGCGACACCCGAGGATCCGAGGCCTCATGGAGAAGTACATCGCCTTGCTACAACCTTACGAG TTCTCTCTGATGGGCGCCGAGGACGGCAGCGGTAAGGGCTCCGCGCTGACCGCCGCCATCGCCGCGCGCATCGCCGCGCAGGACAACTAG